One stretch of Betaproteobacteria bacterium DNA includes these proteins:
- a CDS encoding SDR family NAD(P)-dependent oxidoreductase has translation MIAFVTGATAGFGYAIARHFASNGWMVAAAGRRVERLEPLMKEFGGKIFPVKLDVTDRDAVSRVVEGLPAEFAQADVLVNNAGGALGLEPAQRANLDDWDRMVDTNIKGVMYCTRAFLPGMVERKRGHVINIGSIAGEFPYPGGNVYGGVKAFVRQFSLNLRADLLGTGVRVTDVEPGLTGGTEFSEVRFKGDKTKAAAVYAGTDAMTPEDIAEMVYWVATRPARVNINTMSVMATCQAFSPFAIHRN, from the coding sequence ATGATCGCATTCGTCACCGGTGCCACCGCCGGATTCGGCTACGCCATCGCGCGCCATTTCGCAAGCAATGGGTGGATGGTCGCCGCCGCGGGACGCCGGGTGGAGAGACTGGAACCCTTGATGAAGGAGTTTGGCGGCAAGATTTTCCCCGTAAAGTTGGACGTCACCGACCGCGATGCCGTGTCCAGGGTAGTGGAAGGTTTGCCTGCCGAGTTTGCCCAAGCCGACGTGCTGGTCAACAACGCCGGCGGTGCGCTCGGCTTGGAGCCCGCTCAGAGGGCGAATCTGGATGACTGGGACCGCATGGTGGACACCAACATCAAGGGCGTGATGTACTGCACGCGGGCCTTCCTTCCCGGTATGGTTGAGCGTAAGCGAGGGCACGTGATCAACATCGGCTCCATCGCCGGCGAATTTCCTTATCCTGGTGGTAACGTTTACGGGGGAGTGAAGGCCTTCGTGCGCCAGTTCAGTTTGAATTTGCGCGCCGATTTGCTAGGCACCGGGGTACGCGTGACGGACGTGGAGCCCGGCCTGACCGGCGGCACCGAATTTTCGGAGGTGCGCTTCAAGGGCGACAAAACCAAGGCCGCCGCGGTCTATGCCGGTACCGATGCCATGACGCCCGAAGACATCGCGGAGATGGTCTACTGGGTGGCCACCCGCCCGGCGAGAGTCAATATCAACACCATGT